One window from the genome of Procambarus clarkii isolate CNS0578487 chromosome 90, FALCON_Pclarkii_2.0, whole genome shotgun sequence encodes:
- the LOC123748268 gene encoding DNA-directed RNA polymerase II subunit RPB1-like: MGAIHTQDQVQVRFKPNDFRPVDVDLCTTPVTSPSRNDKSPSRNDKSPSRNDKSPSRNGKSPSRNDKLPSRNDKSPSRNDKSPSRNDKSPSRNDKSPSRNGKSPSRNDKSPSRNDKSPSRNDKSPSRNDKSPLQERQVTFQERQVTFQERQVTLQERQVTFQERQVTLQERQFTFQERQVTFQERQVTLQERQATPPGTTSHLPGTTSHPPGTTIHLPGTASHLPGTTSHPPGTTSHPSRNDKSPSRNDKSPFRNDKSPSRNDKSPLQERQVTFQERQVTFQERQVTPPGTTSHLPGTTSHLPGTTSHLPGTTSHPSRNDKSPLQERQFTFQERQVTLQERQFTFQERQVTLQEHLPKITLPY, translated from the exons ATGGGAGCTATACACACTCAAGATCAAGTTCAAGTTCGG TTTAAGCCTAATGACTTTAGGCCCGTTGACGTCGACTTATGCACGACACCTGTGACTTCACCCTCCAGGAACGACAAGTCACCTTCCAGGAACGACAAGTCACCCTCCAGGAACGACAAGTCACCTTCCAGGAACGGCAAGTCACCCTCTAGGAACGACAAGTTACCTTCCAGGAACGACAAGTCACCTTCCAGGAACGACAAGTCACCCTCCAGGAACGACAAGTCACCCTCCAGGAACGACAAGTCACCTTCCAGGAACGGCAAGTCACCTTCCAGGAACGACAAGTCACCCTCCAGGAACGACAAGTCACCCTCCAGGAACGACAAGTCACCTTCCAGGAACGACAAGTCACCCCTCCAGGAACGACAAGTCACCTTCCAGGAACGACAAGTCACCTTCCAGGAACGACAAGTCACCCTCCAGGAACGACAAGTCACCTTCCAGGAACGACAAGTCACCCTCCAGGAACGACAATTCACCTTCCAGGAACGGCAAGTCACCTTCCAGGAACGACAAGTCACCCTCCAGGAACGACAAGCCACCCCTCCAGGAACGACAAGTCACCTTCCAGGAACGACAAGTCACCCTCCAGGAACGACAATTCACCTTCCAGGAACGGCAAGTCACCTTCCAGGAACGACAAGTCACCCTCCAGGAACGACAAGTCACCCCTCCAGGAACGACAAGTCACCTTCCAGGAACGACAAGTCACCTTTTAGGAACGACAAGTCACCCTCCAGGAACGACAAGTCACCCCTCCAGGAACGACAAGTCACCTTCCAGGAACGACAAGTCACCTTCCAGGAACGACAAGTCACCCCTCCAGGAACGACAAGTCACCTTCCAGGAACGACAAGTCACCTTCCAGGAACGACAAGTCACCTTCCAGGAACGACAAGTCACCCCTCCAGGAACGACAAGTCACCCCTCCAGGAACGACAATTCACCTTCCAGGAACGACAAGTCACCCTCCAGGAACGACAATTCACCTTCCAGGAACGACAAGTCACCCTCCAGGAACATCTACCCAAAATAACATTACCGTACTGA